From Micrococcus porci, one genomic window encodes:
- the glpX gene encoding class II fructose-bisphosphatase — translation MTSASSENTGYENHVPDRNLAMELVRVTEAAAIAASPWVGGGDKNRADGAAVDAMRAFMDTVAMDGTVVIGEGEKDEAPMLFNGERVGDGKGASVDVAVDPIDGTRLTAMGYNNALSVFAVAERGTMFDPSAVFYMDKLVVGPEAADFVDMRLPVKQNVNLVAKALDKPVSQVTVCVLDRPRHEGLVKEIRAAGARVKFILDGDVAGAIAAARPDTGVDMMMGIGGTPEGIVTACAIKATGGVIQGRLAPTDDAEKQKALDAGLDLDAVLTTDELVTSDHCYFAATGITDGDLLRGVRFAGGRVHTQSIVMRSKSGTVRTVDAEHHVDKWSQWLKNRG, via the coding sequence ATGACCAGCGCGTCCTCGGAGAACACCGGCTACGAGAACCACGTCCCGGATCGCAACCTCGCCATGGAGCTGGTCCGCGTGACCGAGGCCGCGGCCATCGCGGCCAGCCCCTGGGTCGGCGGCGGAGACAAGAACCGCGCGGACGGCGCGGCGGTGGACGCGATGCGCGCGTTCATGGACACCGTGGCCATGGACGGCACCGTGGTGATCGGCGAGGGCGAGAAGGACGAGGCCCCCATGCTGTTCAACGGCGAGCGCGTGGGCGACGGCAAGGGCGCCTCCGTGGACGTGGCCGTGGACCCGATCGACGGCACCCGCCTGACCGCCATGGGCTACAACAACGCCCTGTCCGTGTTCGCCGTGGCCGAGCGCGGCACCATGTTCGACCCCTCCGCCGTGTTCTACATGGACAAGCTCGTCGTGGGCCCGGAGGCCGCGGACTTCGTGGACATGCGCCTGCCGGTCAAGCAGAACGTGAACCTCGTGGCCAAGGCCCTGGACAAGCCCGTCTCCCAGGTCACCGTGTGCGTGCTGGACCGCCCCCGCCACGAGGGCCTGGTCAAGGAGATCCGCGCGGCCGGCGCGCGCGTGAAGTTCATCCTCGACGGCGACGTGGCCGGCGCCATCGCCGCCGCCCGCCCGGACACCGGCGTGGACATGATGATGGGCATCGGCGGCACCCCGGAGGGCATCGTCACCGCGTGCGCCATCAAGGCCACCGGCGGCGTGATCCAGGGCCGCCTGGCCCCCACCGACGACGCCGAGAAGCAGAAGGCCCTCGACGCCGGCCTGGACCTCGACGCGGTCCTCACCACCGACGAGCTGGTCACCTCCGACCACTGCTACTTCGCCGCCACCGGCATCACCGACGGCGACCTGCTGCGCGGCGTCCGCTTCGCCGGCGGCCGGGTGCACACCCAGTCCATCGTGATGCGCTCCAAGTCCGGCACGGTCCGCACCGTGGACGCCGAGCACCACGTGGACAAGTGGTCGCAGTGGCTGAAGAACCGCGGCTGA
- a CDS encoding DUF4245 domain-containing protein, which produces MSSPDPAAPPAPRPVLTPKQAQRARAPWIAMVLSTLAVLGIVLVALMVNQPPPAPAQADRVDVAAAASTVPHDDGALPALAPDVPEPWDSTYARVERLQGVDTWDVGWAVNDAVFAGLKQTSRADPTWLALRVGSAPAVGTVDVDGITWDHYAPQDSKDQHLVAEVRGSTLVLTTSGDQAVLEDLARAVAKEIR; this is translated from the coding sequence ATGAGCTCCCCCGACCCCGCCGCGCCCCCCGCCCCCCGCCCTGTCCTGACGCCCAAGCAGGCGCAGCGGGCGCGTGCCCCGTGGATCGCGATGGTGCTCTCCACGCTGGCGGTGCTGGGGATCGTCCTCGTGGCCCTCATGGTCAACCAGCCGCCGCCCGCCCCCGCGCAGGCGGACCGCGTGGACGTGGCGGCCGCCGCGTCCACCGTCCCCCACGACGACGGCGCCCTGCCCGCCCTGGCGCCCGACGTGCCCGAGCCCTGGGACTCGACCTACGCCCGCGTGGAGCGGCTGCAGGGCGTGGACACCTGGGACGTGGGCTGGGCCGTGAACGACGCCGTGTTCGCGGGGCTCAAACAGACCTCCCGTGCCGACCCCACCTGGCTGGCCCTGCGCGTGGGCTCCGCCCCCGCCGTGGGCACGGTGGACGTGGACGGGATCACGTGGGACCACTACGCCCCGCAGGACTCGAAGGACCAGCACCTCGTGGCCGAGGTGCGAGGGAGCACCCTGGTCCTCACCACATCCGGGGACCAGGCCGTACTCGAGGACCTGGCCCGCGCCGTCGCGAAGGAGATCCGATGA
- a CDS encoding carbonic anhydrase: MTTAAETTPARPTPAEAWRTLQEGNRRFVAGTPGHPNQDSERRHGLTEGQAPIAVIFGCADSRLAAEIIFDVGLGDVFVVRTAGHVVDDAVLGSLEYAVDSLDVPLIIVLGHDSCGAVTATVESYISGTMPAGFVRSLVERITPSVLAGRRRGLEEVDDFVAEHVDQTCDRLLETSQSVRAAVEAGRTAVVGLTYSLAEGTASPGRVHGRIEA, translated from the coding sequence ATGACCACCGCCGCCGAGACCACTCCCGCCCGCCCCACCCCCGCCGAGGCGTGGAGGACCCTCCAGGAGGGCAACCGCCGCTTCGTGGCCGGGACCCCGGGCCACCCCAACCAGGACTCGGAGCGCCGCCACGGGCTCACCGAGGGCCAGGCGCCCATCGCCGTGATCTTCGGGTGCGCCGACTCCCGCCTGGCCGCCGAGATCATCTTCGACGTGGGCCTCGGCGACGTCTTCGTGGTCCGCACCGCCGGGCACGTAGTCGACGACGCCGTGCTCGGCTCCCTCGAGTACGCGGTGGACTCCCTCGACGTGCCGCTGATCATCGTGCTCGGGCACGACTCCTGCGGCGCCGTCACGGCCACCGTCGAGTCCTACATCAGCGGCACCATGCCCGCCGGCTTCGTCCGCTCGCTCGTGGAGCGCATCACCCCGTCCGTGCTGGCCGGGCGCCGCCGCGGCCTCGAGGAGGTCGACGACTTCGTGGCCGAGCACGTGGACCAGACCTGCGACCGCCTCCTGGAGACCTCCCAGTCCGTGCGCGCCGCGGTCGAGGCCGGACGGACCGCCGTCGTGGGCCTGACCTACTCGCTGGCGGAGGGCACCGCCTCCCCCGGCCGTGTGCACGGCCGCATCGAGGCCTGA
- a CDS encoding class II fumarate hydratase gives MTAQNTEQQFRIEHDTMGEVKVPVDALYRAQTQRAVENFPISGKTLEPAHIHALAQIKKAAAKANAELGVISQERADAIVAAADEVISGKHDGEYPIDVFQTGSGTSSNMNTNEVLATLATRRLKDAGSSEEVHPNDHVNASQSSNDVFPTSVHVAVTGALVNDLKPALEHLAESLERKAEEFQGIVKSGRTHLMDATPVTLGQEFGGYAAQVRYGIERIEASLPRVAEVPLGGTAVGTGINTPQGFSARVIELLAEETGLPITEARNHFEAQANRDGLVEASGQLRNIAYSFIKINNDLRWMGSGPNTGLGEIALPDLQPGSSIMPGKVNPVICEAAIMVAAQVIGNDTTISLSSTNGAFELNVGIPVMAANLLESIRLLANTSRVMADKMIDGIEANEERCTFLAGASPSIVTPLNKVIGYEAAAAIAKHAVKNKMTVREAVVDLGYVERGEVTEEQLDKALDTMSMTHPGE, from the coding sequence ATGACCGCACAGAACACTGAGCAGCAGTTCCGCATCGAGCACGACACCATGGGCGAGGTGAAGGTGCCGGTGGACGCCCTCTACCGCGCCCAGACCCAGCGCGCCGTGGAGAACTTCCCGATCTCGGGCAAGACCCTCGAGCCGGCCCACATCCACGCCCTGGCTCAGATCAAGAAGGCCGCCGCCAAGGCCAACGCCGAGCTCGGCGTCATCTCCCAGGAGCGTGCGGACGCGATCGTCGCCGCCGCGGACGAGGTCATCTCCGGCAAGCACGACGGCGAGTACCCGATCGACGTGTTCCAGACCGGCTCCGGCACCTCCTCCAACATGAACACCAACGAGGTCCTCGCCACCCTGGCGACCCGCCGTCTCAAGGACGCGGGCTCCTCCGAGGAGGTCCACCCGAACGACCACGTGAACGCGTCCCAGTCCTCCAACGACGTGTTCCCGACCTCCGTGCACGTGGCCGTCACCGGCGCCCTCGTGAACGACCTGAAGCCGGCGCTGGAGCACCTGGCCGAGTCCCTCGAGCGCAAGGCCGAGGAGTTCCAGGGCATCGTGAAGTCCGGCCGCACCCACCTGATGGACGCCACCCCGGTGACCCTGGGCCAGGAGTTCGGCGGCTACGCCGCGCAGGTGCGCTACGGCATCGAGCGCATCGAGGCCTCCCTGCCGCGCGTCGCCGAGGTCCCGCTCGGCGGCACCGCCGTGGGCACCGGCATCAACACCCCCCAGGGCTTCTCCGCCCGTGTGATCGAGCTGCTCGCCGAGGAGACCGGCCTGCCGATCACCGAGGCCCGCAACCACTTCGAGGCGCAGGCCAACCGCGACGGCCTCGTGGAGGCCTCCGGCCAGCTCCGGAACATCGCCTACTCGTTCATCAAGATCAACAACGACCTGCGCTGGATGGGCTCCGGCCCCAACACCGGCCTCGGCGAGATCGCCCTCCCGGACCTGCAGCCGGGCTCCTCGATCATGCCCGGCAAGGTCAACCCGGTGATCTGCGAGGCCGCGATCATGGTCGCCGCCCAGGTGATCGGCAACGACACCACGATCTCCCTGTCCTCCACCAACGGCGCGTTCGAGCTGAACGTGGGCATCCCGGTGATGGCCGCCAACCTGCTGGAGTCCATCCGCCTGCTCGCCAACACCTCCCGCGTGATGGCCGACAAGATGATCGACGGCATCGAGGCCAACGAGGAGCGCTGCACCTTCCTGGCCGGGGCCTCCCCGTCCATCGTGACCCCGCTGAACAAGGTGATCGGCTACGAGGCCGCCGCCGCGATCGCCAAGCACGCCGTCAAGAACAAGATGACCGTGCGCGAGGCCGTGGTGGACCTCGGCTACGTGGAGCGCGGCGAGGTCACCGAGGAGCAGCTGGACAAGGCCCTCGACACCATGTCGATGACCCACCCCGGCGAGTGA
- a CDS encoding prepilin peptidase, whose amino-acid sequence MTWWTGAWEAGERLTAMLWAAGLVWFLLCSVVLARTDLREHRLPNRWTGRLALGGVVAMGGGAVLGGLWSVVASCLLGGLGYALAMLALHVLTRGGLGLGDVKLAAGLGLYCGVAGLAAVLAAAVLAVLLGGVVAVVLVLARRADRHTALPFGPAMVAGALGVLLLA is encoded by the coding sequence ATGACGTGGTGGACGGGGGCCTGGGAGGCGGGGGAGCGGCTGACCGCGATGCTGTGGGCGGCGGGGCTGGTGTGGTTCCTGCTCTGCTCCGTGGTCCTGGCGCGGACGGACCTGAGGGAGCACCGGCTGCCGAACCGGTGGACGGGACGGCTGGCCCTGGGCGGTGTGGTGGCCATGGGGGGCGGGGCGGTGCTCGGCGGCCTGTGGTCCGTGGTGGCCTCGTGCCTGCTGGGCGGGCTGGGCTACGCCCTGGCGATGCTGGCCCTGCACGTGCTAACGCGCGGCGGCCTGGGGCTCGGCGATGTCAAGCTGGCCGCGGGTCTGGGCCTGTACTGCGGCGTCGCAGGGCTGGCCGCAGTGCTGGCCGCCGCCGTGCTGGCGGTGCTCCTGGGCGGGGTGGTCGCCGTGGTGCTCGTCCTGGCTCGACGCGCGGACCGCCATACGGCCCTGCCCTTCGGGCCGGCGATGGTGGCGGGGGCTCTGGGGGTGCTGCTCCTGGCATAG
- a CDS encoding PhoH family protein produces the protein MTLQADGTGRHGRGTGETGAEVREGAASDGRRSYVVDTSVLLSDPRALVRFAEHEVVLPLVVVSELEGKRQDPDLGHAARHALRLLEDLRVRHGSLEDAVPFTAQGGTLRVELNHVSTDVLPFGIRGTDNDSRILAVAKALADEGRDVTLVSKDLPMRVKAAAMGLAADEYRHELVRDSGWRGAVSLRVDEDRLDSLYDDGRMGLHGIPLDEVAGSGVDAVPGEPAPTAVDLPVNTGLSLTSPRAAGLARVREGGVATLVRGDADVFGLHGRSAAQRLAIDLLTDPSVGIVSLGGRAGTGKSALALCAGLEAVMERREHRRVVVFRPLYAVGGQDLGYLPGTEGEKMGPWAQAVFDTLSAIVSPSVIDEVVDRGMLEVLPLTHIRGRSLHDSWVIVDEAQSLERNVLLTVLSRMGRDSKVVLTHDVAQRDNLRVGRHDGIAAVVETLKGHPLFGHVTLTRSERSPIAALVTELLEEGED, from the coding sequence ATGACGCTGCAGGCGGACGGCACCGGACGGCACGGCAGGGGGACCGGCGAGACGGGCGCGGAGGTGCGGGAGGGGGCGGCGTCGGACGGGCGGCGCTCCTACGTGGTGGACACCTCCGTCCTCCTCTCCGACCCGCGGGCCCTCGTGCGCTTCGCGGAGCACGAGGTGGTGCTGCCGCTCGTCGTCGTCTCGGAGCTGGAGGGCAAGCGCCAGGACCCCGACCTCGGCCACGCCGCCCGCCACGCCCTGCGGCTCCTGGAGGACCTGCGGGTGCGCCACGGCTCGCTGGAGGACGCGGTGCCCTTCACCGCGCAGGGCGGCACGCTGCGGGTGGAGCTCAACCACGTCTCCACGGACGTGCTGCCCTTCGGCATCCGCGGCACGGACAACGACTCGCGGATCCTCGCGGTGGCCAAGGCGCTCGCGGACGAGGGCCGGGACGTGACCCTCGTGTCCAAGGACCTGCCGATGCGCGTGAAGGCCGCCGCCATGGGGCTCGCCGCGGACGAGTACCGGCACGAGCTGGTGCGGGACTCCGGCTGGCGCGGGGCCGTGTCCCTCCGTGTGGACGAGGACCGCCTGGACTCGCTGTACGACGACGGCCGGATGGGCCTGCACGGGATCCCCCTGGACGAGGTGGCCGGCTCCGGGGTGGACGCCGTCCCGGGCGAGCCCGCCCCCACGGCCGTGGACCTGCCCGTGAACACGGGGCTCTCGCTCACCTCGCCGCGGGCGGCCGGGCTGGCGCGGGTGCGGGAGGGCGGCGTCGCGACCCTCGTGCGGGGGGACGCGGACGTGTTCGGGCTGCACGGCCGCTCGGCGGCCCAGCGGCTGGCCATCGACCTGCTCACGGACCCGAGCGTGGGCATCGTCTCCCTGGGCGGACGGGCCGGCACGGGCAAGTCGGCGCTGGCCCTGTGCGCCGGCCTGGAGGCGGTGATGGAGCGCCGGGAGCACCGCAGGGTGGTGGTGTTCCGTCCCCTGTACGCCGTGGGCGGCCAGGACCTGGGCTACCTGCCGGGCACCGAGGGGGAGAAGATGGGCCCGTGGGCGCAGGCGGTGTTCGACACCCTCAGCGCGATCGTGTCGCCGTCGGTGATCGACGAGGTCGTCGACCGCGGGATGCTCGAGGTGCTGCCGCTGACGCACATCCGCGGGCGGTCCCTGCACGACTCCTGGGTGATCGTGGACGAGGCGCAGTCCCTCGAGCGGAACGTCCTGCTCACGGTGCTCTCCCGGATGGGCCGGGATTCCAAGGTGGTCCTCACCCACGACGTCGCCCAGCGGGACAACCTGCGCGTGGGCCGGCACGACGGCATCGCGGCCGTGGTGGAGACCCTCAAGGGGCACCCGCTGTTCGGCCACGTCACGCTGACGCGGTCCGAGCGCTCGCCGATCGCCGCCCTGGTGACGGAGCTGCTGGAGGAGGGCGAGGACTGA
- a CDS encoding rhomboid family intramembrane serine protease, whose product MPLPDRRPADDAVPAPRPSLTQAAAQGLVRTVAPTAVLVAAMWVMFLVSIVGGSTLIGGLGLIPRRAAGLDGILFSPLLHGGWRHLVGNTTALLVLGPVAAAVSRRPLALLAAAWLGSGALTWVIGTPGVHVGASGIVYALIAFLLVYGVVARRVLAVVVAVAVAAAHLGSSLLGLLPQPGVSWTGHLAGAVVGVGLALLWGRADRPARAPLGP is encoded by the coding sequence GTGCCCCTGCCCGACCGCCGCCCCGCCGACGACGCCGTCCCCGCACCCCGCCCGTCCCTGACGCAGGCGGCGGCCCAGGGCCTGGTGCGCACCGTGGCCCCCACGGCCGTGCTCGTGGCGGCCATGTGGGTGATGTTCCTCGTCTCGATCGTCGGCGGCTCGACGCTGATCGGCGGGCTGGGGCTGATCCCCCGCCGCGCGGCCGGCCTCGACGGAATCCTCTTCTCGCCTCTGCTGCACGGCGGCTGGCGGCACCTGGTCGGCAACACCACCGCGCTGCTCGTGCTCGGGCCGGTCGCGGCGGCCGTGTCCCGCCGGCCCCTGGCGCTGCTCGCGGCGGCCTGGCTGGGCTCCGGCGCGCTGACCTGGGTGATCGGGACGCCCGGCGTGCACGTGGGCGCCTCGGGGATCGTCTACGCGCTGATCGCCTTCCTGCTGGTCTACGGCGTCGTCGCCCGCCGGGTGCTCGCGGTGGTGGTCGCCGTGGCGGTGGCCGCCGCGCACCTGGGCTCGTCCCTGCTCGGCCTGCTGCCCCAGCCGGGGGTGTCCTGGACCGGGCACCTGGCCGGCGCCGTCGTCGGGGTGGGCCTGGCCCTGCTGTGGGGGCGCGCGGACCGGCCCGCCCGCGCCCCGCTGGGCCCCTGA
- a CDS encoding isoprenyl transferase: MRRPEVFYRLYERRLAGELDPERLPHHVGVLVDGNRRWARAFGATTQEGHQAGADRIIDFIGWCDEVGVPVVTLYMLSTENLARPAAELTPLLEIITTTTQRLAEPREDRAPVRVQPVGAVDLLPPRMAQQLRDVAERTRDNTGVHVNVAVGYGGRLEIVDAVRELLEEAAAEGRSAADVAAELTVDAISDRLYTRGQPDPDLVIRTSGEQRLSGFMTWQSAYSEFYFCEAMWPAFRRTDFLRALRDYGRRQRRFGS; encoded by the coding sequence GTGCGCCGACCCGAGGTCTTCTACCGCCTCTACGAGCGACGTCTCGCCGGCGAGCTCGACCCGGAGCGTCTGCCGCACCACGTGGGGGTGCTGGTGGACGGCAACCGGCGCTGGGCGCGGGCCTTCGGGGCCACCACCCAGGAGGGCCACCAGGCCGGCGCGGACCGGATCATCGACTTCATCGGCTGGTGCGACGAGGTCGGGGTCCCCGTGGTCACCCTGTACATGCTCTCCACCGAGAACCTGGCCCGCCCCGCGGCGGAGCTGACACCGCTGCTGGAGATCATCACGACCACCACCCAGCGCCTGGCCGAGCCGCGGGAGGACCGCGCCCCCGTGCGCGTGCAGCCGGTGGGCGCCGTCGACCTGCTGCCGCCGCGGATGGCGCAGCAGCTCCGGGACGTCGCCGAGCGGACCCGGGACAACACCGGGGTGCACGTGAACGTGGCGGTGGGCTACGGCGGTCGCCTGGAGATCGTCGACGCCGTCCGCGAGCTGCTGGAGGAGGCCGCGGCCGAGGGGCGCTCGGCCGCCGACGTGGCCGCCGAGCTGACCGTGGACGCGATCTCCGACCGCCTCTACACGCGCGGTCAGCCCGACCCGGACCTGGTGATCCGCACCTCCGGGGAGCAGCGCCTCTCCGGTTTCATGACGTGGCAGTCCGCGTACTCCGAGTTCTACTTCTGCGAGGCCATGTGGCCGGCGTTCCGGCGCACGGACTTCCTCCGCGCCCTGCGCGACTACGGCCGCCGTCAGCGCCGCTTCGGCTCCTGA
- the trhA gene encoding PAQR family membrane homeostasis protein TrhA, with protein sequence MVTRAPSVENRTGRPLKWRIERIRDPEHPLYKPRLRGWVHAVMAPLVLVAGIVLIVLAPGATLTWACVVYVVTGLLLFGVSATYHLVQWNETVSRVLKRLDHTNIMLVIAGTYTPLSLAMLPADKAWTLVTAVWVGAALGVAFRLLWTDAPRWLYTPVYVALGLAAVVYLGDFFAASVPAAVLICAGGAAYIVGAVFYALKAPTIHREWFGFHELFHVFTVGGFVCHYIAVMMAVLAA encoded by the coding sequence ATGGTCACCCGTGCCCCCTCCGTTGAGAACCGCACCGGCCGGCCGCTGAAGTGGCGGATCGAGCGGATCCGGGACCCCGAGCACCCGCTCTACAAGCCCCGCCTGCGGGGCTGGGTCCACGCCGTCATGGCCCCGCTCGTGCTGGTCGCCGGGATCGTGCTCATCGTCCTGGCCCCGGGGGCCACGCTGACGTGGGCGTGCGTGGTCTACGTGGTCACCGGGCTGCTGCTCTTCGGCGTCTCCGCCACCTACCACCTGGTCCAGTGGAACGAGACCGTCTCCCGCGTGCTCAAGCGGCTGGACCACACGAACATCATGCTGGTGATCGCCGGCACCTACACGCCCCTGTCCCTGGCGATGCTGCCCGCGGACAAGGCGTGGACCCTGGTGACCGCGGTGTGGGTGGGGGCCGCCCTGGGCGTGGCGTTCCGCCTCCTGTGGACGGACGCGCCCCGCTGGCTCTACACGCCCGTCTACGTGGCGCTCGGCCTGGCCGCCGTCGTCTACCTCGGGGACTTCTTCGCGGCGAGCGTTCCCGCTGCGGTGCTGATCTGTGCCGGCGGCGCCGCGTACATCGTCGGCGCCGTCTTCTACGCACTCAAGGCGCCGACGATCCACCGCGAATGGTTCGGCTTCCACGAGCTCTTCCACGTGTTCACCGTGGGCGGCTTCGTGTGCCACTACATCGCCGTGATGATGGCCGTCCTGGCGGCCTGA
- the mca gene encoding mycothiol conjugate amidase Mca, whose protein sequence is MSEPSIPAPTTASVPDSTGLRLLAVHAHPDDESSKGAATMAAYAAAGAEVLVVTCTGGEAGSVLNPSYAHPVRAERDIAGVRHAEMAAAARALGVRHRWLGFLDSGLPEGDPLPALPDHCFAEVPLETAAAPLVAVVRRFRPHVILSYDEAGGYPHPDHIRAHEVTRVAWERAGDADAYPGTGPAWEPLKLYYDRAFHPAKYQALHEGFLAAGEESPFTDRLEMHARMEAMREVLRRREEGEEVPDPEHLPPFVPPVHEVTTQIPVQDFLDERDAALRAHATQVDPEGMFFAAPNELQRSTWPWEDYALIESRVRTVPPETDLFAGVR, encoded by the coding sequence GTGTCCGAGCCGTCCATCCCCGCCCCCACCACTGCGTCGGTGCCCGACTCCACGGGGCTGCGCCTGCTGGCGGTGCACGCGCACCCGGACGACGAGTCCTCCAAGGGCGCAGCCACGATGGCCGCCTACGCGGCGGCCGGCGCCGAGGTGCTCGTGGTGACCTGCACGGGCGGCGAGGCGGGCTCCGTGCTGAACCCCTCCTACGCGCATCCGGTGCGCGCCGAGCGGGACATCGCCGGGGTGCGCCACGCGGAGATGGCCGCGGCGGCCCGTGCCCTGGGCGTCCGTCACCGCTGGCTCGGCTTCCTGGACTCGGGCCTGCCGGAGGGCGACCCCCTGCCGGCGCTGCCGGATCATTGCTTCGCGGAGGTGCCGCTGGAGACGGCGGCGGCCCCGCTCGTCGCGGTGGTGCGTCGCTTCCGCCCGCACGTGATCCTGTCCTACGACGAGGCCGGCGGCTACCCGCACCCGGACCACATCCGCGCCCACGAGGTCACGCGCGTGGCGTGGGAGCGGGCCGGCGACGCCGACGCCTACCCCGGCACCGGCCCCGCCTGGGAGCCCCTCAAGCTCTACTATGACCGCGCGTTCCACCCGGCCAAGTACCAGGCGCTGCACGAGGGGTTCCTGGCGGCGGGCGAGGAGTCCCCGTTCACCGACCGCCTGGAGATGCACGCCCGCATGGAGGCCATGCGGGAGGTGCTGCGTCGCCGCGAGGAGGGGGAGGAGGTTCCGGACCCGGAGCACCTGCCCCCGTTCGTGCCGCCGGTGCACGAGGTCACCACCCAGATCCCCGTGCAGGACTTCCTGGACGAGCGCGACGCCGCCCTCCGCGCCCACGCCACCCAGGTGGACCCGGAGGGGATGTTCTTCGCCGCGCCGAACGAGCTGCAGCGCTCCACGTGGCCGTGGGAGGACTACGCCCTCATCGAGTCCCGTGTGCGGACCGTGCCGCCGGAGACGGACCTCTTCGCCGGCGTGCGCTGA
- a CDS encoding DUF4307 domain-containing protein, protein MSSTPAPAASAPETTLATRYGVGQRRDRRRLWTVLGAVALVLAVATAVAVALGNSVGRVEAEDVGYRIDDAAHAAVTFQVTLPRGVEAAACDLKVMDARYAPVGFHTVRVSAGPDHPAGETVTYTADVRTVGRGVTGVVEGCRPA, encoded by the coding sequence ATGTCCTCGACCCCCGCCCCTGCCGCGTCCGCGCCGGAGACCACCCTAGCCACCCGCTATGGGGTGGGCCAGCGCCGCGACCGCCGGCGCCTGTGGACCGTGCTCGGTGCCGTCGCCCTCGTGCTCGCGGTGGCCACCGCGGTGGCCGTGGCCCTCGGGAACTCCGTGGGGAGGGTCGAGGCCGAGGACGTCGGCTACCGGATCGACGATGCCGCCCACGCCGCCGTGACCTTCCAGGTGACGCTGCCCCGCGGGGTGGAGGCCGCGGCCTGCGACCTGAAGGTCATGGACGCCCGGTACGCGCCCGTCGGCTTCCACACGGTGCGCGTCAGCGCCGGGCCCGACCATCCCGCCGGGGAGACCGTGACCTACACGGCCGACGTGCGCACCGTGGGACGCGGGGTCACCGGCGTCGTCGAAGGCTGCCGCCCCGCCTGA
- the greA gene encoding transcription elongation factor GreA: MATTPSDAPWLTQEAFDRLSKELAHISGPGRQEIIERIEAAREEGDLKENGGYHAAREEQSKNEGRIAELKHLLETARVGETQAADGVVTPGTVVTAVVAGDEMTFLFGNREIAADGEDLEVYSERSPMGEAINGAKQGDKVTYTAPNGKDIAVEITDVKPYQA; encoded by the coding sequence ATGGCCACCACCCCGTCCGACGCCCCCTGGCTCACGCAGGAGGCCTTCGACCGCCTCAGCAAGGAGCTCGCCCACATCTCCGGCCCCGGCCGTCAGGAGATCATCGAGCGCATCGAGGCCGCCCGCGAGGAGGGCGACCTCAAGGAGAACGGCGGCTACCACGCCGCCCGCGAGGAGCAGTCCAAGAACGAGGGCCGCATCGCCGAGCTGAAGCACCTGCTGGAGACCGCCCGCGTGGGCGAGACCCAGGCCGCCGACGGCGTCGTCACCCCGGGCACCGTGGTGACCGCCGTCGTCGCCGGCGACGAGATGACCTTCCTGTTCGGCAACCGCGAGATCGCGGCCGACGGCGAGGACCTCGAGGTCTACTCGGAGCGCTCCCCCATGGGCGAGGCCATCAACGGCGCCAAGCAGGGCGACAAGGTCACCTACACCGCCCCCAACGGCAAGGACATCGCCGTGGAGATCACCGACGTCAAGCCCTACCAGGCCTGA
- a CDS encoding GPP34 family phosphoprotein, whose amino-acid sequence MLTSEKLHLLLTREDGRSLSPSHHGVALAAAVLADLRDAGIVSLEDAPVSRARVLVTGAGSTDHPVLDALLPELDGLRGKKVAAVVGKGRPKARKPVVAHLVETGELVEHKALLNTRHTPVGPGRPALVAGLTSALDGDSPSDEDRLLLGVLHQLNVLRRVLPEAGAEGESRREQSRRLERLTHDDLLVQAVGRTVSTAAAAAAAAG is encoded by the coding sequence ATGCTCACCTCCGAGAAGCTGCACCTGCTCCTGACCCGGGAGGACGGCCGCTCGCTGTCCCCCTCGCACCACGGCGTCGCCCTGGCCGCCGCGGTCCTGGCGGACCTGCGGGATGCCGGGATCGTCTCCCTCGAGGATGCCCCCGTCTCCCGTGCGCGCGTGCTCGTCACCGGTGCCGGGAGCACGGACCACCCGGTCCTGGATGCGCTGCTGCCGGAGCTGGACGGCCTGCGCGGCAAGAAGGTCGCCGCCGTGGTGGGCAAGGGCCGTCCGAAGGCCCGCAAGCCCGTCGTCGCGCACCTCGTGGAGACCGGGGAGCTCGTGGAGCACAAGGCGCTCCTGAACACCCGCCACACGCCCGTCGGCCCCGGCCGGCCCGCGCTGGTGGCCGGCCTCACCTCCGCGCTCGACGGCGACTCCCCCTCCGACGAGGACCGCCTGCTGCTCGGCGTCCTGCACCAGCTCAACGTCCTGCGCCGCGTCCTGCCTGAAGCCGGCGCCGAGGGCGAGTCCCGCCGCGAGCAGTCCCGCCGGCTCGAGCGGCTGACCCACGACGACCTGCTGGTGCAGGCCGTGGGCCGCACCGTCTCCACCGCGGCCGCCGCGGCCGCCGCGGCCGGCTGA